The Streptomyces sp. 11x1 genomic sequence GGTCAAACTCGCCCGCTGCTGTACGCCCGTCCCCGGCGACCCCATCATCGGGTTCGTCACCCGGGGCAGTGGCGTATCGGTTCACCGTAGCGACTGCGTCAACGTCGAGTCGCTCTCCCGTGAACCCGAGCGCATCCTCGACGTCGAGTGGGCCCCGACCCAGTCCTCGGTCTTCCTCGTCGCCATACAGGTCGAGGCGCTGGACCGCAGCCGTCTGCTCTCCGACGTCACGCGCGTCCTGTCCGACCAGCACGTCAACATCCTGTCGGCCGCCGTCCAGACCTCCCGCGACCGCGTCGCCACCTCCCGCTTCACCTTCGAGATGGGCGACCCGAAGCACCTGGGGCACGTCCTGAAGGCCGTACGCGGAGTGGAGGGCGTCTATGACGTGTACCGGGTGACATCGGCGCGACGGCCGTAGGCACGACACATGTGAGAGGGGCTCCCGAACGGTTCGTTCGGGAGCCCCTCTCACATGTGCCTTCGACGTCAGCCGCCGAACTCCTGCAGACCCTTCAGGGCCTGGTCCAGCAGCGCCTGGCGGCCGTCGAGCTCACGCTGGAGCTTGTCGGCCTTGGCGTTGTTGCCCTGGGCGCGGGCGGCCTCGATCTGCGTCTTCAGCTTGTCGACGGCGGCCTGCAGCTGGCCCGTGAGACCGGCCGCGCGGGCGCGGGCCTCCGGGTTGGTGCGGCGCCACTCCGCCTCCTCGGCCTCCTGGATCGCCCGCTCGACCGCGTGCATCCGCCCCTCGACCTTCGGACGGGCGTCACGCGGCACGTGGCCGATGGCCTCCCACCGCTCGTTGATCGAGCGGAAGGCGGCACGGGCGGCCTTCAGATCCGTCACCGGCAGGATCTTCTCCGCCTCTCCGGCCAGCTCCTCCTTGAGCTTGAGGTTCTCCGACTGCTCCGCGTCACGCTCGGCGAACACCGAGCTGCGGGCGGCGAAGAAGACGTCCTGGGCGCCGCGGAAGCGGTTCCACAGGTCGTCCTCGTGCTCGCGCTGGGCGCGGCCGGCGGCCTTCCAGTCGGCCATCAGCTCGCGGTAGCGCGCGGCCGTCGGACCCCAGTCCGTCGAGTTCGACAGCGCCTCGGCCTCCGCGACCAACTTCTCCTTGGTCTTGCGGGCGTCCTCGCGCTGCGCGTCGAGCTGCGCGAAGTGGGCCTTGCGACGCTTGGAGAACGCCGAGCGGGCGTGCGAGAAGCGGTGCCACAGCTCGTCGTCGGACTTGCGGTCCAGACGCGGCAGACCCTTCCAGGTGTCCACCAGCGCCCGCAGCCGATCACCGGCGGCCCGCCACTGATCGGACTGCGCCAGCTCCTCCGCCTCGGTGACCAACGCCTCCTTGGCGTGCCGGGCCTCGTCGGACTGCTTGGCCCGCTGCTGCTTGCGCTCCTCGCGGCGGGCCTCGACGGTCTCGACGAGCTTGTCCAGCCGCACCTTGAGCGCGTCCAGGTCACCGACCGCGTGGTGCGCGTCGACCTGCTCGCGAATGTGGTCGATCGCGGCCTGGGCGTCCTTCGCCGACAGGTCGGTGGTCTTGACGCGCTTCTCGAGGAGGCCGATCTCGACAACCAGGCCTTCGTACTTGCGCTCGAAATAGGCCAGCGCCTCCTCGGGGGAGCCTGCCTGCCAGGAACCGACGACCTGCTCGCCGTCGGCCGTACGCACGTACACGGTCCCCGTCTCGTCGACGCGGCCCCACGGGTCGCTGCTCACAGCGCCTCCTCCACATGATGCCTGCGAGGGGCCTGAAGCTCCCCCGGGCATCGTCCACAGTTTCGTCACGGCCAACATAGGCGACCGGCGGGTTGCCTGTCCGCATCCCGCGCGACCGAAATTTCACTGGTGGCGGTCAGGATTTCTTGACAGTCGCCTTGTTGATGACCACGGTCGCGTTGGGTGCCGTGTTGCCGGTCTGGGGGTCCGCGGGCTGGGCACCCGCGTCGGCGATCTTCTTCAGGACCTTCATGCCGTCCTTGGAGACGGTGCCGAACGGTGTGTAGTTGGCCGGCAGCGGACTGTCCTGGGTCACCAGGAAGAACTGGCTGCCGCCGCTGTTCTTGCCCTCGCCCGTCTGCGCGTTGAACTGGTTCGCCATCGCGACCGTGCCCGCCGGGTACACATCGCCCTTCAGACGCGAGTCCTTGAGGTTCTCGTCCGGGATCGTGTAGCCGGGACCGCCCATACCGGTGCCCTGCGGGTCACCGCACTGCAGGACGTAGATGCCCTCGGTGGTGAGACGGTGGCACTTGGTGTGGTCCAAGTACCCCTTGTTCACCAGGAAGTCGAAGGAGTTGACGGTGCGCGGGGCCTTCGCCGCGTCCATCGTTATGGGGATGGCACCACAGGTCGTCTGCAGATCCATCGTGTACTTCGCGGTCTTGTCGATCGTGAGCGCGGGTTCCTTCTTGAAGGTGAGTTCCTTCACCTTGCCCTCGGCCGGCTTCTCGCACGGGTCCGGCGCCTTGCTGGGTGACGGGCTCGCGCTCGCGTCCGCGCTCACGTTGTCCTTCTTGTCGTCGCCCTTGAGCACGTCGGTCGTGTAGAGCGCCACACTGCCCACCAGGATCACACCGAGCACCGAAGCGATCGCCGCGTTACGGACTCGTGCCCTGCGCCGCGCGGACGTCCGCCGCTGCTGCTGCCGCAAGAACTTCTCCCGGGCGAGCTGACGCCGCCGCTGATCCTGGCTGACCACGGGGTTCTCTCCTCATGCGTCTCGTACGTCGACGGGTGCGTCGCGCGTCCGTTGAGTGGACTGATTGCGTGTGACCCGTACCGTATATGGGTTCGCTGAGGAAACGGCAGCGCCGGTAGGCTCTGATCCACAGCAACCCACCCTCGTACGCCACAAGAAGGACGATCGTGCTCATTGCCGGGTTCCCCGCCGGGGCCTGGGGGACCAACTGTTATCTGGTCGCCCCCGCCGCCGGGGAGGAGTGCGTGATCATCGACCCGGGCCACCAGGCCACCCAGGGAGTCGAGGAGACGCTGAAGAAGCATCGGCTCAAGCCCGTCGCGGTCGTCCTCACCCACGGCCACCTCGACCATGTGGCCTCGGTCGTCCCGGTGTGCGGCGCGCACGACGTACCGGCGTGGATCCACCCCGAGGACCGGTACATGATGAGCGACCCGGAGAAGGCGCTCGGCCGGTCCATCGGCATGCCGCTCATGGGCGAGCTGACCGTGGGGGAGCCGGACGACGTCAAGGAGTTGACCGACGGCGCCAAGCTGGAGCTGGCCGGTCTGGAGCTGTCCGTCGCGCACGCGCCCGGCCATACCAAGGGGTCGGTGACCTTCCGGATGCCCGAGAACACGGAGATCCCCTCCGTGTTCTTCTCCGGGGATCTGCTGTTCGCCGGCTCCATCGGACGCACCGACCTGCCCGGCGGTGACATGGCCGAGATGCTCGACTCGCTGGCCCGCGTGTGCCTGCCGCTCGACGACTCGACCGTGGTGCTGTCCGGCCACGGCCCCCAGACGACCATCGGCCAGGAGCGCGCCACCAACCCGTATCTGCGGCAGGTGGCGGACGCCGGCGGCCAGGGAGCGGGTCCGACGACCCCTCCCCGACGAGGAATGTGACGAGAGGCCTTCCGTGAGCACCTTTCAGGCCCCCAAGGGCACGTACGACCTGCTGCCCCCGGACAGCGCCAAGTACCTGGCCGTCCGCGAGGCCATCGCCGCGCCGCTGCGCGACTCCGGCTACGGGTACATCGAGACGCCCGGCTTCGAGAGCGTCGAACTGTTCGCGCGCGGTGTGGGTGAGTCCACCGACATCGTGACCAAGGAGATGTACGCCTTCGAGACCAAGGGCGGTGACAGGCTCGCCCTGCGGCCCGAGGGCACCGCCTCCGTGCTGCGCGCCGCACTGGAGGCCAACCTCCACAAGGTCGGCAACCTCCCGGTCAAGCTCTGGTACTCCGGCTCGTACTACCGCTACGAGCGCCCCCAGAAGGGCCGCTACCGCCACTTCTCCCAGGTGGGCGCCGAGGCGATCGGCGCCGAGGACCCGGCCCTGGACGCCGAGTTGATCATCCTGGCGGACCAGGCGTACCGCTCGCTGGGCCTCAGGAACTTCCGCATCCTGCTCAACAGCCTGGGCGACAAGGAGTGCCGTCCCGTCTACCGGGCGGCGCTGCAGGAGTTCCTGCGCGGCCTCGATCTCGA encodes the following:
- a CDS encoding peptidylprolyl isomerase, giving the protein MVSQDQRRRQLAREKFLRQQQRRTSARRRARVRNAAIASVLGVILVGSVALYTTDVLKGDDKKDNVSADASASPSPSKAPDPCEKPAEGKVKELTFKKEPALTIDKTAKYTMDLQTTCGAIPITMDAAKAPRTVNSFDFLVNKGYLDHTKCHRLTTEGIYVLQCGDPQGTGMGGPGYTIPDENLKDSRLKGDVYPAGTVAMANQFNAQTGEGKNSGGSQFFLVTQDSPLPANYTPFGTVSKDGMKVLKKIADAGAQPADPQTGNTAPNATVVINKATVKKS
- a CDS encoding DUF349 domain-containing protein, whose protein sequence is MSSDPWGRVDETGTVYVRTADGEQVVGSWQAGSPEEALAYFERKYEGLVVEIGLLEKRVKTTDLSAKDAQAAIDHIREQVDAHHAVGDLDALKVRLDKLVETVEARREERKQQRAKQSDEARHAKEALVTEAEELAQSDQWRAAGDRLRALVDTWKGLPRLDRKSDDELWHRFSHARSAFSKRRKAHFAQLDAQREDARKTKEKLVAEAEALSNSTDWGPTAARYRELMADWKAAGRAQREHEDDLWNRFRGAQDVFFAARSSVFAERDAEQSENLKLKEELAGEAEKILPVTDLKAARAAFRSINERWEAIGHVPRDARPKVEGRMHAVERAIQEAEEAEWRRTNPEARARAAGLTGQLQAAVDKLKTQIEAARAQGNNAKADKLQRELDGRQALLDQALKGLQEFGG
- a CDS encoding MBL fold metallo-hydrolase — its product is MLIAGFPAGAWGTNCYLVAPAAGEECVIIDPGHQATQGVEETLKKHRLKPVAVVLTHGHLDHVASVVPVCGAHDVPAWIHPEDRYMMSDPEKALGRSIGMPLMGELTVGEPDDVKELTDGAKLELAGLELSVAHAPGHTKGSVTFRMPENTEIPSVFFSGDLLFAGSIGRTDLPGGDMAEMLDSLARVCLPLDDSTVVLSGHGPQTTIGQERATNPYLRQVADAGGQGAGPTTPPRRGM